From the bacterium genome, one window contains:
- the cas6 gene encoding CRISPR system precrRNA processing endoribonuclease RAMP protein Cas6 — protein sequence MSQSGFSATEKWTECVQLASVIFDFHLVAQTPLSLPEFKGSALRGGFGTVFKKVCCAFKNRLYCLDCSLNETCTYAYVFETPNTAKMEPGLTAQNLPHPFIIRPPLTPVLMLQPGDAFHFSLVLIGKGIDFFPFFVYAFEELGKTGLGKGQGRYILDSISGEEGQQVYSRSSRTLMRNFTVYNIADQAVQIKPSSHRLNLEFLTPTRITQKNDLTKNLSFELLMRNILRRGSLLARLHSDKEWELDYNTVFEKSRQIKVKYDGLRWYDWERYSRRQRQRMNLRGFTGGIAFEGELAPFLPFILLGSRINIGKNTSFGMGWYRILSDEPSLN from the coding sequence ATTTTCATTTAGTCGCCCAAACTCCACTCTCTTTGCCGGAATTCAAAGGTTCTGCCTTACGGGGCGGTTTTGGCACTGTATTTAAAAAGGTCTGCTGTGCTTTTAAAAACCGTCTCTATTGTCTTGACTGCAGTTTGAACGAAACTTGTACCTACGCCTATGTCTTTGAGACGCCGAATACTGCCAAAATGGAGCCCGGCCTGACCGCTCAGAATTTGCCACATCCTTTTATCATCCGTCCGCCTCTGACGCCCGTACTAATGTTACAGCCTGGTGATGCTTTTCATTTTTCGTTGGTATTGATAGGAAAGGGTATTGATTTTTTCCCTTTTTTTGTATATGCATTCGAAGAACTCGGCAAAACCGGCCTGGGTAAGGGGCAGGGCCGTTATATTTTGGATAGCATATCCGGTGAGGAAGGGCAGCAAGTTTATAGCAGATCCAGCAGAACTCTTATGCGCAATTTTACCGTGTATAACATAGCGGATCAAGCCGTTCAAATAAAGCCTTCTTCGCATAGGCTGAATCTTGAGTTCCTGACTCCTACGCGCATTACGCAAAAAAATGACCTGACGAAAAATCTGAGCTTTGAGCTTTTAATGCGTAACATATTGCGGCGCGGTTCGCTGCTTGCACGACTCCATTCTGATAAAGAATGGGAACTGGATTATAATACTGTTTTCGAGAAATCACGTCAGATCAAGGTCAAGTATGACGGCCTAAGATGGTATGATTGGGAGAGATATTCCCGCCGGCAACGGCAGCGGATGAATCTTCGCGGCTTCACTGGCGGAATTGCATTCGAAGGTGAACTGGCCCCCTTTTTGCCTTTTATCCTCCTCGGAAGCAGAATCAACATAGGTAAAAATACCAGCTTTGGTATGGGTTGGTACAGAATCCTTTCGGATGAACCATCATTGAATTGA